From the genome of bacterium, one region includes:
- a CDS encoding nucleotidyl transferase AbiEii/AbiGii toxin family protein, with product MLINLLEDFVNEKKRSGWPDYVINNGLKEYLQYPVLVFIYGQKEYQNFIFTGGSALRIVFGLPRLSEDLDFNLKKEDYEKLDLKILGENLQKYFEKKFLLPISFRVQGNYRIYLKFPILKQLGLASGSDSDFLYVKIEISPEDFTNPVYDTASVSAFGFNFIVKVYNLKFLMTGKISAILDRIWFKGKENEIDIKGRDYYDLYWYFDKGIKPDFSTLSAKFGIKNEAELKKALKKKIEEKVTEKKLFYDLTNFFGEQEFVVGFCKNYKEIMRKYLE from the coding sequence ATGTTAATTAATCTTTTGGAAGATTTTGTCAATGAAAAAAAACGATCCGGTTGGCCGGATTATGTAATCAATAACGGCTTGAAAGAATATTTGCAATATCCAGTATTGGTTTTTATTTATGGCCAAAAAGAATATCAAAATTTTATTTTTACCGGCGGCTCGGCACTGAGAATTGTTTTTGGTTTGCCCCGTTTGTCCGAGGATTTGGATTTTAATTTGAAGAAGGAAGACTATGAAAAACTGGATTTAAAAATTCTGGGAGAAAATTTGCAAAAATATTTTGAAAAAAAATTTCTCTTGCCCATTAGTTTTCGTGTTCAGGGCAATTACCGAATTTATTTAAAATTTCCTATTTTAAAACAATTGGGACTGGCTTCCGGGTCGGACAGTGATTTTTTATATGTGAAAATTGAAATATCACCGGAAGATTTTACTAACCCTGTCTATGATACCGCTTCTGTGTCGGCATTCGGGTTTAATTTTATCGTCAAAGTTTATAATCTAAAATTTTTAATGACTGGAAAAATCAGCGCGATTTTGGACAGAATTTGGTTTAAAGGAAAAGAAAATGAAATTGATATAAAAGGACGAGATTATTATGATCTTTATTGGTATTTTGACAAAGGAATAAAACCGGATTTTTCAACTTTGAGTGCTAAATTCGGGATAAAAAACGAGGCGGAATTAAAAAAAGCTCTTAAGAAAAAAATTGAGGAAAAAGTCACCGAGAAAAAATTATTTTATGATTTGACTAATTTTTTCGGCGAGCAGGAATTCGTCGTTGGCTTTTGTAAGAATTATAAGGAGATAATGAGGAAATATTTGGAGTAA
- a CDS encoding exodeoxyribonuclease III — MKIISWNVNGLRAVFKKGFLSWFKKANAGIVCLQEIKLQEGQIPEPLAAPEGYFSYFSYAAKKGYSGVAVYTREKPIAIEKKLGLKRFDSEGRILKLEFKDFILINFYMPHGGREKENLDYKIEVYKRLAKYLGKIKGKPLILAGDFNIAHEEIDLARPKDNKKNIMFTPEERRQIDRLIESGFTDTFRKFHPNEAGQYTWWPYFSLARDRNLGWRIDYVWTSKDITPKVKDAFILPNVFGSDHCPVGIEI, encoded by the coding sequence ATGAAAATAATTTCTTGGAATGTTAATGGACTGAGAGCAGTGTTTAAAAAAGGTTTTTTGAGTTGGTTTAAAAAAGCCAACGCCGGGATTGTTTGTTTGCAAGAAATAAAATTGCAGGAAGGCCAGATTCCCGAGCCTCTCGCCGCTCCCGAAGGATATTTTTCTTATTTCAGCTATGCTGCTAAAAAAGGCTATAGCGGAGTGGCGGTTTATACCAGAGAGAAGCCGATTGCGATTGAGAAAAAATTAGGATTAAAAAGATTTGATTCAGAAGGAAGGATTTTGAAATTGGAATTTAAGGATTTTATTTTGATTAATTTTTATATGCCGCATGGCGGAAGAGAAAAAGAAAATTTGGATTATAAGATTGAGGTCTATAAGCGCCTTGCGAAATATTTAGGAAAAATTAAGGGAAAGCCGTTGATCTTGGCGGGGGATTTTAATATCGCGCATGAAGAAATTGATTTGGCGCGGCCGAAAGATAATAAAAAAAATATTATGTTCACGCCGGAAGAGCGCCGGCAGATTGATCGGTTGATCGAATCGGGTTTTACCGATACTTTTAGAAAATTTCATCCGAATGAAGCCGGTCAATATACTTGGTGGCCGTATTTTTCTCTAGCGCGAGACCGGAATTTGGGCTGGAGAATAGATTATGTTTGGACTTCGAAAGACATAACGCCGAAAGTTAAAGATGCTTTTATTCTGCCGAACGTGTTTGGATCGGATCATTGTCCGGTAGGGATCGAGATATAA
- a CDS encoding site-2 protease family protein — translation MDILSFFPIIILIFSIVIHEVAHGAMAYWLGDATAKYAGRLTLNPIPHIDPIGSVVLPLILWATGSPIFFGWAKPVPYNPYNLRDQKYGPALVSIAGPGSNLLLALMFGILIRILVAYAPMSFAIANFIGLLSYIVLINIFLAVFNLVPIPPLDGSKILYALLPDSAYKIKMFLEQWGMFLLLIFIFYLSGIIMPIVQILYQLATGISF, via the coding sequence ATGGATATACTTTCTTTTTTTCCTATAATAATACTGATTTTTTCCATCGTTATCCACGAGGTGGCGCATGGCGCCATGGCTTATTGGCTGGGAGATGCGACTGCCAAATACGCCGGTCGTCTGACCTTAAATCCCATTCCGCACATTGATCCGATCGGGTCAGTTGTTCTTCCTTTGATCTTATGGGCGACAGGTTCTCCGATATTTTTCGGCTGGGCAAAACCCGTGCCTTATAATCCTTATAATTTACGAGACCAGAAATACGGTCCGGCACTGGTTAGCATTGCCGGTCCCGGTTCAAACCTGCTTCTGGCTTTGATGTTTGGAATATTGATAAGGATTCTGGTCGCTTATGCTCCGATGAGTTTCGCGATTGCTAATTTTATAGGGCTATTGAGCTATATTGTCTTGATAAATATATTTTTGGCGGTTTTCAATCTGGTGCCGATCCCGCCGCTGGACGGCTCAAAGATCCTTTACGCGCTTCTGCCGGATTCGGCCTATAAAATAAAAATGTTCCTTGAGCAATGGGGGATGTTTCTCCTTCTTATATTCATTTTTTATTTATCCGGAATAATTATGCCGATAGTGCAGATTCTCTACCAGCTGGCAACGGGTATAAGTTTTTAG
- the rpsL gene encoding 30S ribosomal protein S12: MPTIHQLIRKPRKKVRNKSKAPALMRLFNTIKNKPKQALNPFKRGVCVKVGTVTPKKPNSALRKYARVRLTNGMEVTAYIPGVGHNLQEHSVVVIRGGKVRDLVGVRYHIVRGVLDAAGVEGRKQERSKYGAKRPKATAA; this comes from the coding sequence ATGCCAACAATTCATCAATTGATCAGAAAACCAAGAAAGAAAGTCAGGAATAAATCAAAAGCGCCGGCGCTGATGAGGCTTTTTAATACGATCAAAAACAAGCCCAAGCAGGCCCTGAATCCTTTTAAAAGAGGCGTATGCGTGAAAGTCGGAACAGTAACCCCGAAAAAACCTAATTCCGCTCTTCGAAAGTACGCCAGAGTGCGCCTGACCAATGGTATGGAAGTGACCGCTTATATTCCCGGTGTCGGACACAATTTGCAAGAACACTCGGTAGTCGTGATCCGCGGCGGAAAAGTCCGCGATTTGGTCGGAGTCCGTTATCATATCGTGCGCGGCGTGCTTGACGCGGCCGGAGTTGAAGGAAGAAAGCAGGAAAGAAGCAAATATGGAGCGAAGAGACCGAAAGCAACAGCAGCGTAA
- a CDS encoding cupin domain-containing protein, translating into MKIIHKNQTKVFKNSEACTAIEYPMGDKDINGAVIELNGRYPSKGRTVNLECKEMAYIIKGSGRLVVEGKETKLKEGDLVLINPGEKFFWEGDMKIFMPCTPAWHPEQYKEVE; encoded by the coding sequence ATGAAAATTATTCATAAAAACCAGACAAAAGTATTCAAGAACAGCGAGGCGTGCACGGCGATTGAATATCCAATGGGTGACAAAGATATCAACGGCGCGGTGATTGAGTTAAATGGCCGGTATCCGTCTAAAGGTAGAACAGTGAATTTGGAATGCAAAGAGATGGCTTATATTATTAAAGGTTCCGGCAGATTGGTCGTTGAAGGCAAAGAAACAAAACTCAAGGAAGGGGATTTAGTATTGATAAATCCCGGAGAAAAGTTTTTCTGGGAAGGGGATATGAAAATATTTATGCCTTGCACGCCCGCGTGGCATCCGGAGCAGTATAAAGAAGTTGAATAA
- a CDS encoding CAP domain-containing protein, with amino-acid sequence MKLKLFILALVLAIGFYFRADVLKLYSVLYQKLYEIEKAGIPGIEKFKEDITAIVNSEGQIFAPPPLRVFQEAPSSLLTQKGTIAETNNQRIENNLPALKENVKLNAAAKAKAQDMFARQYFEHVSPVDRGPADLAKSAGYDYLIIGENLALGNFENDKKLVEAWMASPGHRANILNNKYAEIGVAVEKGIYEGESVWMAVQEFGRPASACPKVSEALKIEINNYNIQTDAMAKIIEAGKIELENLRAENKFEYNNKVDEYNDLIRQYNALVTEAKAAVANYNSQVRAYNECLK; translated from the coding sequence ATGAAATTAAAATTATTCATCTTGGCGCTGGTGCTGGCGATCGGCTTTTATTTTCGAGCCGATGTTTTAAAATTGTATTCTGTGCTGTATCAGAAATTATATGAGATTGAGAAAGCAGGTATACCCGGCATAGAAAAATTCAAGGAAGATATCACGGCAATCGTCAATAGCGAAGGCCAGATTTTCGCGCCTCCGCCTCTCAGGGTTTTTCAAGAAGCCCCCAGTTCGTTGTTAACCCAAAAAGGAACGATTGCGGAAACTAACAATCAGAGAATAGAAAATAATTTGCCGGCCTTGAAAGAAAATGTAAAACTTAATGCTGCGGCCAAAGCCAAAGCGCAGGATATGTTTGCTCGTCAGTATTTTGAGCATGTCTCGCCGGTCGACAGAGGGCCGGCTGATCTGGCCAAAAGCGCGGGCTATGATTATTTGATCATCGGGGAAAATCTGGCGCTCGGGAATTTTGAAAACGATAAAAAATTAGTGGAAGCGTGGATGGCGAGCCCCGGGCATCGCGCCAATATTTTAAATAATAAATACGCCGAGATCGGCGTGGCAGTGGAAAAAGGGATTTATGAAGGAGAGTCAGTTTGGATGGCGGTGCAGGAATTCGGCCGCCCGGCTTCCGCTTGTCCGAAAGTCAGCGAAGCTTTAAAAATAGAGATCAATAATTATAATATTCAGACTGATGCAATGGCTAAAATTATCGAAGCTGGGAAGATCGAGCTGGAAAATCTACGCGCGGAAAACAAATTCGAATATAATAATAAGGTGGATGAATATAATGATCTGATCCGGCAATATAATGCTCTTGTTACGGAAGCCAAAGCCGCCGTAGCTAATTACAACAGCCAAGTGCGCGCTTATAATGAATGTTTGAAATAA
- a CDS encoding RNA methyltransferase, producing the protein MNAKILKITSKDNAKIKILKQLGQKKYRDESGKFLVENAVIIHDAAKVGIVFDEIFVIKDFIEKNKEKFDFIIEKNGSGEYYLIDEKINKSFSSMDTAPGIAAVYSKPARKLDLAQPIIYLNAINDPGNLGTIFRSALAFGLKNIVVDERSADVYNPKTISAAKDAIFKLNIEFDKDLKILKEIKSKMPIFATRLEKSESLEILTKEKLFCVVLGSESHGVEKKIQEISDNFIRIPMSEEIESLNVAASAAIIFYEIYSEKH; encoded by the coding sequence ATGAATGCTAAAATACTGAAGATCACCAGCAAAGACAACGCAAAGATAAAAATCTTAAAACAGCTTGGGCAGAAAAAATATCGCGACGAGAGCGGAAAATTTTTGGTGGAAAACGCAGTTATAATCCACGACGCGGCAAAAGTGGGGATCGTTTTTGACGAGATATTCGTTATCAAAGATTTTATCGAAAAAAATAAAGAAAAATTTGATTTTATTATTGAAAAAAACGGCTCAGGTGAATATTACCTGATCGATGAGAAAATAAATAAGTCGTTTTCTTCAATGGATACTGCGCCGGGAATTGCCGCGGTATATTCCAAGCCGGCAAGAAAGCTCGACCTTGCTCAGCCGATCATTTATCTCAATGCCATTAATGATCCGGGAAATCTTGGCACGATTTTCCGATCGGCTCTGGCTTTTGGTTTGAAAAATATAGTGGTTGATGAGCGTTCGGCCGATGTCTATAATCCCAAAACCATCAGCGCCGCCAAAGACGCGATTTTCAAGCTGAATATCGAATTTGATAAAGACTTAAAAATTTTGAAAGAAATTAAAAGTAAAATGCCGATTTTTGCGACGCGGCTGGAAAAATCGGAAAGCCTCGAGATTTTAACTAAAGAAAAATTATTTTGCGTGGTGCTGGGCAGCGAGTCGCATGGGGTGGAGAAAAAAATTCAGGAAATCAGTGATAATTTTATCCGGATCCCGATGAGCGAAGAAATAGAATCGCTCAACGTCGCCGCGAGCGCCGCGATAATTTTTTACGAGATCTATTCCGAAAAGCATTGA